CTCCTCGTTGAGGGCATGCACCTGCTGCCGCGCCAATACCTGATCGGTTACTTCGGTGGCTACCACCGTAACGGCGGCTACCCGGCCGTTGTCCTGCTCGCGCAGGGGCTGGTACACAAAGTTCCAGTACACCAAATCGCGGCGGCCGTGGCGGTGGATGTAGGAGGGCAGCTCGGTGGCGATGTGCGGCGTGCCGGTGGCCATTACCGCATCAAGCAGCTGCTCAAAGCCTTGGCCTGCAGCCTCGGGCAAAAGCTCGAACAAGGGAGTGCCGATGGCCTGCTGTTGGGTGCGCCCCCAAATGGCGCACACCGCCGGGTTGGCCACCTCGATTACGTATTGCGGACCCCGGAAAATAGCAATGGCAACGGGGGCCTGCTCGAACAGCTCGTTTAGCTGCTGCTGCCGCATCTCTCGCTCGCGCCGCGCCATTACGCGCTGCGTTACGTCGTAGGCGTAGGTTATCAGGCCGTCGATCTGGCCTTCCTCGTTGTAGCGGGCCTGGTAGGTTAGGTCGAAATAAGTGTCCTCCACGGGGCCACCGGTGGTATGGGCCAGCGGCACCAGCACCTCCCGGCCTTCAAAGGTTTGCCCGGTTTCGTACACGCCCCGCAAAATGGCCACCAGGGGGTGGTCGGCAAACTCTGACAGGGCATCAATCAGCCGCTTGCCCAGCAGCTCGCGCCCCGGAAACATGGCCTGGTAAACAGGGTTCAGGAACTCGAACACCAACTCCGGCCCGTCAAAGATGCAAATGGCCGCCGGGGCGCGCCGGAAAAGCTGCTCCCACTGCCGGCGCTGCCGCTCGGCCTCGGCCCGGGCGGCCTGCACCTCCAGCGTACGCTGCTGCACGTGGGCCTCCAGCTGCTGGTTGAGCTCCTGCGCCTGCTGCCGGGCCAGTACCTGCGGCGTAACCTCGGTGCCCAACGTCAGGATGCCGCTGATGCTGCCATCGGAGCGGTACTGCGGCTGAAACACGAAGTTCCAGTACACGGTTTCGAGTCGTCCGTAACGCTCGATGCGGGTGGGCTGCTCGGTTGAGATATGGGGCACGCCCGTGGTGTATACCTGCTCGAAAATGGCCACCACATCGGGGGTGGCGGCTTCGGGCAGCACCTCGAACACGGGCCGGCCTTGCACTTCGGCCAACGACCGGCCCCAAATGGCCAGCGCGGCGGCGTTGGCCAGCTCCACGCGGTACTCGGGCCCGCTGTACACCGCCACCGCGGCCGGGGCCTGCTCCACAAAGCGCAGCAGCTCGTTGCGCTGGTGCTTTACCTCGCGCAAAATGGCTTGTTCGCGGGCCTGGCTTTCGCGCAGGGCCTGCTCCACGGGGCTGCGGTCCTGGTCGGAGGTGTCGGTGAAGCTTACCACCAGCACCGCGCCGCTGCGCTGGGCCTGCAGGCGGAAGTAGTTATCGAGCCCGTCGGCCTGGTAATTCACCTCGTAGGACTGCAACTCGCCCGACTCGAAAGTGCGTCGGTAGTAGCCCAGGATGCCGGCCGCAGTTGTGCTCGGAAAGCGCGTGAGCAGCGTACCGCCCGGCTGCTCGGGCAAACCCGTCATGCGTTGCCCGGCCGGGTTTACGTACTCCAGTGCGAAATCCACGATTTCAGTGCCGGCCTCGTTGTAGATGGGCCGCACCACATGCAAGGCCGCCAGCGACACCGCCAGAAACGCAGGCAACAAATCGGGAGCTAATGCGGCATTGAAAGGGGGCATACGCACGGTAACGATAGAGTGCGTGAAAGTACACACTCGCATTGGTAGGCATTACAATACGACCCGTGCGGTAAAGGTTTCGGGCGGTTTGTGAAACGGCCTGGCTGCTGGCAATGCTGGCGCGAGTGACACTGATACTGGTGATACTGACGCTAGCTGATACTGGCGCGAGTCTTAGCGCGTTAGCGCGCGACTCGTGTCGCAACATGGAGGGGAGTCTCCATACTCCCGTGCCGTGAACGATACCTAGGAAACAATATGCTGGCATAAGCTGCTTGCCTTCCACACCGCCGCCGGCACCTAGGGCGTATCGTTCACGCGACGGGAGTCTGGAGACTCCCCTCCATGTTGCGGCACGAGTCGCGCGCTAACGCGCTAAGACTCGCGCCAGCGTTGCGCGACTCGTGCCAGTTTGCCTACACCACAGCCGCCATTACCACGGGGATGATAACCAAACCCAGCGCCCCACGACTTAGCCCGCGACCAGCGCGGCTCCGCGCGGCGCATTGGCCGGATTTGCGTTCTTTACAACATGCAAAGCACCACCCAAGCCGCCCTCGATACCACCCATACCCAGCCGCTGGCCGAGGCCTCGCAGCCGGGCCGGTTGGTATCGCTCGATGTATTCCGGGGCATTACCGTAATGGCGATGATCCTGGTGAACAACCCCGGCGACTGGGGCCACATCTACGCGCCGCTCGAGCACGCGGCCTGGCACGGCTGCACGCCCACCGACCTGATTTTCCCGTTTTTCCTGTTCATCGTGGGGGTGTCGTTGGTGTACGCCCTCGATGGCCTGAAGCGCCAGGGCGGGCCGCTGGGCGCTACCATGCTGCGGGTGGTGCGGCGCGGCGCGGTGCTGTTTGCCCTGGGGCTATTGTTGGCGTTGTTCCCGAAGTTTGAGTTTGCCACGGTGCGCATTCCGGGCGTGCTGCAACGCATCGGGCTGGTGTTCATTTTCAGCAGCGCCGTTTTTCTGTACACCGGGCGGCGCACGCAGCTGGGGCTGCTGGCCGGTATTCTGGTGCTCTACAACGTACTGCTGCAGCTGGTGCCCGCGCCCGGCCTGGGTGCCGCCACCCTGCTGCCCGGCCACGACCTAGGCGCCTGGCTCGACCGCACCCTGCTCTCGGAAGCCCACCTCTGGAAATCAAGCAAAACCTGGGACCCCGAAGGCCTGCTGAGCACGCTGCCCGCCGTGGGCACCGGTTTGCTGGGCGTGCTCACGGCCCAGTGGCTGCGCCGGCGCGAGGTGCCGCCCGCCGAAAAAGTGGCCTGGCTGTTTGTGCACGGTGCCCTGCTCATCGTGCTCGGGCTGATCTGGAACGGCTGGTTTCCCATCAACAAAAGCCTCTGGACGAGCTCCTACGTGCTGTACACCGGCGGCATTGCCATCAGCGCGTTGGCCGTGCTGTACTGGCTGTGCGACGTGCAGGGCTGGCGCGGCTGGATCAAGCCGTTTCTGGTGTACGGCGTCAATGCCATTACCGTGTTCTTTTTGTCGGGGCTGATACCGCGCATCCTGGGCCTCATCAAGCAGCCTTTGCCCGGCAGCGGCAAAGCGGTGGGCCTGAAGGAGTGGCTGTACCAAACCGTGTTCGTGCCCGCATTCGAGGTGCCCGAAAACGCCTCGCTGGCCGGCGCCGTTACGCTCATCCTCATTTGGCTGGGCATTTTGTGGTGGATGTACCACAAGCGCATCATCATCAAGGTCTGAGGCCGCCCGGCATCCGCCGAAAAGGCCCGCTCCGCGTTCCGGAGCGGGCTTTTTAGTTCGTATTCAGCCAAAACACCCAGGGCCCAAAAGCAAAGCGGGCGGCCCGAAACGAGCCGCCTGCTTCACCATTTCACTCACTATATTCGGGAGCGGCCGTTAGCGCCGGTCCCACACGGTGCCGCCCGCCTCCACGAAGCGCACGACGCCGTATTCCTTGGTATAATATACCCTTTGCACCTGCCACGCCGGGACGGCCTGGCTGGCCGCGGGCTGCAGGGCGGGGTACTCCAACACGTTGCTGAAGGTGCGGCCGCCCACGGCTAGGCTCGGCAGCAGGCGCACATTGGGGGGTAGGGCTTGCTGGCTTTCCAACTCCGCCACAGGCAACGGCAATTGCAGGTTGCCCCACTGCAAAGCGGCCTCCAGGGGTTGCGGGCCCGCGGCGGCACCTAGGGTAAACGCGGCTGCGAATTGCCCCGCGTTGCGGCGCTCGTAATACGCCGAATCAACGCGCTCGAGGCGGGTGCCTACCTCTTGCTGATAGAACTGCACGCGCGCGCCCTTGCTGGCCATACCTGGCTGAGACTTATCGGAAAGGCCTTTCACCTGGTAGCGGCGCTCGTAGCCGGCCTGGTTGGCAAAGCGCCACTCCTCGCCCAGGCGGTAGGGCGCTACCCAGGCTTGCTCCTGCTGGCTCAGCACGTAGTGCGTGGGCTCGTCGCTTTCGGCACCGGGCAGCGCACCGTCGCAGGCGCTCAGCAGCAGCGTGAGCATCAGCGGGCCGAGCAGGGGCAGGCGTTGCGCAAGTGGGTAAAGTAGGGCCATAGCCGGGCGTTGAGAGAGGGCAGGAAGTGGTTGAGCAGGAGTGGTGTTGTGCGGCGATGCAAACATCGGCCGCCGACGCACACGAGTAAATCGCATATGCATGTGAGCAAGCCACCAAACACGCATTAGGCCGTGCGCCGGAGCTTGCCATGCGCCGTCAGTAAACCAGATGCAGAACCCGGGACAAAGGTTGCTTAAGGTACAAAGCAATTGTTGAGCTTGCTATCAATTTTGTCATAAACCGGGGTAAAAACCGCAACTTCTCGCAACCCTAAACCCCGCTGGTGGCTGGCACGTGCTTGCCTAAGCCGTTTGTACCTAGCGCCCAGGAAAACCCTTGGCAGCATGGCCACCCAAGGAGCTTTCTGCGTAGTAGCAGCTATGAAACAGGTAATCATCCTTGCCGCTGGCTTGCTGCTGGCCGCGCCGGCCGCACTGGCCCAAACCACGGCCCCGGCCACCGGCAGCACCGCTACGGCGTCTGTTTCGGCTGGGCAGCGCAAAGCCGCCGAAGAGCTGATGCTGGCGATGCAAATGGAGAAAAACACCAACGCGGCCCTCGATCAAATGCTGGTGGCCCAAATGGCGCAACGCCCCGAGCTAAAGCCCGTGGAACCCGAAATGCGCAGCTTCCTCACGAAGTACATGGGCTGGGCCTCGCTGAAGGAAGATATGGTGCAGCTCTACGCCAAGGAGTTCAGCGAGAAAGAGCTGAAAGACCTGACCAAATTTTACAGCTCCTCAACGGGGCAGAAATTCATCGGCAAGCAAAGCGCCCTGATGGTGGCCGGCATGGAGCTGAGCCAGCGCCGCATGCAGGAAAACCTGCCCGAGCTGCAACGCAGCATCGAGGCTAAAATGAAAACTACCGAGCAGTAAGATGCCCTAGGCGCCCGCTGCCGCCAAAAGCACAAGGCCCGGCCAATTGGCCGGGCCTTGTGCGTGTCACTGTCATGTCGAGCGTGAGCGATACATCTGGGTTCAGTAGCAGAAAAGTGTTTCCCCAGATGTCTCGCTCACGCTCGACATGACAGGATGGGGCTAGTTCAACCCGACC
The sequence above is drawn from the Hymenobacter sp. YIM 151858-1 genome and encodes:
- a CDS encoding PAS domain-containing sensor histidine kinase; protein product: MPPFNAALAPDLLPAFLAVSLAALHVVRPIYNEAGTEIVDFALEYVNPAGQRMTGLPEQPGGTLLTRFPSTTAAGILGYYRRTFESGELQSYEVNYQADGLDNYFRLQAQRSGAVLVVSFTDTSDQDRSPVEQALRESQAREQAILREVKHQRNELLRFVEQAPAAVAVYSGPEYRVELANAAALAIWGRSLAEVQGRPVFEVLPEAATPDVVAIFEQVYTTGVPHISTEQPTRIERYGRLETVYWNFVFQPQYRSDGSISGILTLGTEVTPQVLARQQAQELNQQLEAHVQQRTLEVQAARAEAERQRRQWEQLFRRAPAAICIFDGPELVFEFLNPVYQAMFPGRELLGKRLIDALSEFADHPLVAILRGVYETGQTFEGREVLVPLAHTTGGPVEDTYFDLTYQARYNEEGQIDGLITYAYDVTQRVMARREREMRQQQLNELFEQAPVAIAIFRGPQYVIEVANPAVCAIWGRTQQQAIGTPLFELLPEAAGQGFEQLLDAVMATGTPHIATELPSYIHRHGRRDLVYWNFVYQPLREQDNGRVAAVTVVATEVTDQVLARQQVHALNEELASINAALRTANDELHDTNAQLTRSNIDLDTFVYTASHDLKAPIANIEGILLALREQLPAAVQQDAWVAQLLDMLQTTVARFQNTIAQLTDVSKLQLAQAGPTEPVPLAAVVADVCHDLGPALQLSEARLTLDVAPDIVVSFHPANLRSIVYNLISNAIKYCSPKRPAQVSVQATRRPQAVVLTITDNGLGMSEQQLTQLFGLFQRLHTHVDGTGVGLYIVKRLVENAGGSITVASQPDVGTTFTVTFPA
- a CDS encoding acyltransferase family protein; this translates as MQSTTQAALDTTHTQPLAEASQPGRLVSLDVFRGITVMAMILVNNPGDWGHIYAPLEHAAWHGCTPTDLIFPFFLFIVGVSLVYALDGLKRQGGPLGATMLRVVRRGAVLFALGLLLALFPKFEFATVRIPGVLQRIGLVFIFSSAVFLYTGRRTQLGLLAGILVLYNVLLQLVPAPGLGAATLLPGHDLGAWLDRTLLSEAHLWKSSKTWDPEGLLSTLPAVGTGLLGVLTAQWLRRREVPPAEKVAWLFVHGALLIVLGLIWNGWFPINKSLWTSSYVLYTGGIAISALAVLYWLCDVQGWRGWIKPFLVYGVNAITVFFLSGLIPRILGLIKQPLPGSGKAVGLKEWLYQTVFVPAFEVPENASLAGAVTLILIWLGILWWMYHKRIIIKV
- a CDS encoding DUF2059 domain-containing protein, with the protein product MKQVIILAAGLLLAAPAALAQTTAPATGSTATASVSAGQRKAAEELMLAMQMEKNTNAALDQMLVAQMAQRPELKPVEPEMRSFLTKYMGWASLKEDMVQLYAKEFSEKELKDLTKFYSSSTGQKFIGKQSALMVAGMELSQRRMQENLPELQRSIEAKMKTTEQ